CAGCTGGAGGAGGCCATCCTCTGTCCCCGAAGGCTGGGGGCAGAatcagctgggggagggggcagggcctgctgACCTTCCTGGAAAACGCCAGGGTCAAGTCCAACGGTGACTGCAAGGTTGGAAGTGCTGCCTGGGATAATCATTAACCCTGCAGCTGGGGAGCCTCTCCCCGGGgccagcaggggagggggggcagccTGAGAACCCAGAGAGGGTACGGTCCAGAGggccctgcgggggggggggggggggcacaggccaTGACAGCGAATGACGTGAGACTGGCtaaggctgctgctgctgctgctgccccgccactgccccctcttctcccacggggtgggcccctcccccacaccaccaGCAGAGGAAGTGACGTCAGCCTGGGGCACGCGGCAGGgtgccctccacctcccccctggCAGCGTCTGCACCCCTAGGACATTTGCTGGGGCCTCCGGCAGGAAGGCTCCCGGGCCTTGCTCCGGGCCACCGCTAGGGGGCGCTAGAGGCCGCCTGTCGCAGGTGGAAGCGGGAGAAAGGCTGCTGCCCCCACCGACTCCCTGGACCCGGTGGTCTCCCTATAagaacccccaccccacagggccGGGGGTGGGACAGGGTACCCTTGGCCCACCAGGAGGTCCCCTCACTCAGGGACAGATGTACCCTCTGCCTCTACCGCATCACCCACCGCAGGCCCCAAGGCCCCTCTGAGCCGAGCTGTATCCCAGAGGCCCAGGAGCGAgggcgaggggggggggcggggcgggggggcggtgaggtcccacccaggccccgcccccgcctcagGCCCTGCTGGCCCACGCCCACTGCCCACTCCAGACCCACCCCAGCCAGGAGTGCGGGGGCGAAGGAGCACTCAGCCAGCCGCTGCTGCCTCGTCTGCAACCCGGCTCGCTCGGGGCCCCTCCTGGCTCGTCCCCGCGCCCGAGAAGGCGCCCCCTTAACGCGCAGCAGGTAgcggtgtgggggggggaggcgtGAGGCCCTGCCGCCCGCCCAGGAGAGGCCGGCCCGTGTgcgctccctgccccagccccagcgggCAGTCACCCGCAGCCTTAAGCCAGCCTGGACCGGCTTCCCCAACCCCGCAGCAGCCCCAGGAGGGCGAGACCCCTGCGCACCTGGGCCTGGACGGCCAGGTAGAAGGCGCCTTTCTTGAAAGGCAGCAGGTCCCCGTTGTCGTTCCGTGTGCCCTCGGGGTAGATCCACACTTTCAGctgcagggaagaggagaggcgGGAGTGGGGCCGGGGGCGGCGGTGCGCGTCATCCTCAGGGGCCCCCTTCTCCACCGAGCCCGCCCCCGCTCACCGCgggagggccccgcccccgcttTTCCGCGCCCTTCCCAGACGGGCGCGGGCGACACGTGTGTTACGCCCAAAGGCGGCCTCGCCGTGGGGCTGCGTCGCCGCCTGCCATTTCCCGCCACGAGGAGCGGGAATGCTCCCACACCAAGCAGGTCttgcccccgcccctgcacccctcccccccacacgcacacactcacgtTCTCCTGGGTCATGCGCTGGCCCACTTCGGCCATCACGGTCATGGCCGTGCTGGAGCGCTGCCGGTTGATGAAGACCACGCCCCCGAGGTACATGATCAGGCCCACGGACCCCGTGAAGAGCAGCTCGCGCTTGGCGATCTGCACGCAGCGCTCGGGGAGGATCTCCATGAGGCCTgtggcgggaggggcgggggaggcaggggctcAGAGCCCGGGGCTGGCCGCTCCCTGGGCCCTCCCCGCCCACGGGCCGGGGTGGAGCTGCACCTTCCCGCCGGCTGCCTGCCTGGGCGAGTCCGCAGGCCCCCGGagctccctgccacccacccgCAGGGGAGCTGAGCAGAGCTCCCTGCTTTCAGTGAGCCCCCGGCGGGATGACACATGCGGCCGTGGCAGGAAGCTGGAAGGAGGCCCAGCTTCCCTGGCCTGGGgcagccctccccgccccccaaccaGCCCAGACCCGCGGGCCCTCGGCCTACCCATCATGTCCAGGATGCTCTGGTGGTTGGAGACGATGACACAGGGGTGGTCCACCGTCAGCTTCTGGCGGCCCTTGACTTCAAAGCGGAGGCCGTACAGGTACTTGAAGGACCGGACGAACCAGCTGATGATGCTGCAAGAGAAGACAGTGCCAGTGAGCGGAGGCCCCTGGGACCCTGGGCGGGAGGGCGTGGTGACGCGGCAAGGAGACCCCCACTCACGCTTCCCCGGGGCTGGCCACGCAGCCCTCACTCACCGGCCCTCCAGAGCCCTCAGGTCCTGCCCCTCGTGGGGTGGCCGAGGGACGCCCTGCCTCCAGCCACCGCAGCCCCCAGGAGCCAGGCCTCAGGGGGTGGACCCTCAGCACGGGCGCCCACTTCCCCACCCATGTTCCAGGGGCCCGCCCTTGTCACCCGCTGGGCCCTCAGCCCACACCCCTGCGTGTGCGGCCAGGTGGGGACCCCGCCGGAAGGGGGCTGCAGGCTGAGAGCTCCGGGGACAGGCTGGGTCCGGTTCTCGGCCGAGTCAGCGACGGAAGGACCCGCCGTGGGAAAAAGGCACCCGACAGCGAGGGCCAGgtcccacccacccactccaggGAAGGAGACCCAGGGGGATCGTGACTGTCCCCTCCAGGCGGTGCCCCGCCAGGAAATACGCCCAGGTACCGAGTGGAGACCTGTACCGGGCGGTCAAGCTGCTTCCGGAAGGATGGGGACCCATGCTGAGGGGGCACCCAGGCCGTACCCCTCGCCCTCCCGACCAACCTCCCCCCACTGCCTGCAGAGCAGGACCCGTGTCCCCTCTCACAGAGGaagccctgggcccagcaggtCACAGGAGACGCCGCTGTGGGGTCAGGATGCCCGCAGACCCCAGGCTGAGCCCCGGGAGGCTGCCCCGGGGGTGCGAGGGGCCCGCTGGCACGGGCGGGGGGCTTCCGTCCTCCGCCTGCACACAGGGCTGGGTCGGCCGGCGGCTGCCTGGGTGCAGCGGgtgccaggaggagggggagcctcAGACCCTGCTCTGCGGCCGCTTTGCTGACACCTGGGACAGGACGGGTGCCCTGCGGGGGCCAGCACTGGGACTCGAGCTCACTGCTTTGTGGGCCCCCCCGCCGGCAGGGCCCCAGGGTCCtcctgtgggcagcagggggctAGGGGTCTGCCACCCACTCACCCAGGGGTCCCTACCACGTGTCTCCCAGGAGATCCCGGGGAAggtgctccccagcccccacgtCTACGGCAGTCAGTCCCTGCGGGATGGAAGGGTTTCCCCGCCCCGGCTCAGGGCGCACATGGCTCGGCGGCAGCAGGGACAGTCCCACCGCTGTGCAGCCTCTGCCACCACCGTCCTCTCCAGGACGGTCCGTCTTCCCACACGGACGCCCGGTCCCCAGGaacccccactgccacccctgccccggccctggcccccggccccaccATGGACTCCCTGTCCCTGTGGGTCCGCCTCCCCCCTGCAGGGACCTCGTGGGAGTGGGGCCTCGCAGGACCGTCCTTCTGTGTCTGAAAGGCAGACCCCTGACCGGCCGCGTCTCTCTCGGAGCCTAACTccagggggagggcaggcagtCCCCGTCGCCCTGCGCTGCAGGCGGGGACACCCAGGCTCAGGAAGGTGCCgcaggtggccctgggctgtgCCGTCCGGGCCAGACCCGCGGGGCCTCCTGCCCTGCTCCTTCCCCCAGAGcctgttttctctctgcttctcggGCCCCTGCGAGGACTGAAGGGGCCAAGGAAGGGGAGGACACAATCAGGCAACTCAAGAGAAGAAAAACGTCAGGTCCCATATGCACAGAAAAAGCCCCGCCTCACAGGCAGTAGGAGAAACGCCCACCCAATCAAGAacgccctgccctgggccagggggcTCGGTCGGTTGGGGCGTCGCCCCGGCACCAGAGGTTccgggttccattcccaggcagggcccatgcctagaggctgcgggttcgatccctggtcagggtgcctgtggcaggcagccaatcaatgtttctttctctctctctcttcctccctctctaaaatcaataaaaacataccctcaggtgaagattaaaaaaaaaagacaacagaacgCCTTTTTCTCCACCTCCTGATCAGCAGGGATAACAAGCTGCTGTCAGGGGAGGCGCTGGGGCCCGGGCGGAGGCGGCGGCCGCCGCAGGGCAGGTtggcagcagcagccctggggccgAGTCCCTGTGACCCGGAACGGCCTCTCGGGGGGTCCCCGGGAGGGGGGCcgcccggggcgggggcagggcaaTGAACCAGGGTCCGCATCACAGCCCGCGGCAGCCAGGGACACCGCCCTCGACCGTGCAGACCTGCGTTTATTATTTCAGCAGGAGCTCCCGACCCCTGACCCCGTGACTCCCGGTGGGGCCGCTGGCCTGCTCTCCGCACCCAGCGGCACAGGGCCACTCAGGCCACGCAGGGGATGACGGTGGTGTCCCCGGGGCAGTAGGATTTACTGTTGTTGTTTTACCTCCTGTTTTTATGCTGTGGTAAAGCCCCGGCAGGGTAgcccagtgggttggagtgtcattctgaTGCACCAGGGTTGTGGGTGTGACCCCTGGTTACGAACATCAGCCAATGAGTACGAGCACCAACAAGTGgggcaaccaatcggtgtttctttctgtccttcttcttccctggctccctctcaaatcagtaagttaaaagaaaatttgccctggctggcgtagctcagtggattgagcgcgggctgcaaaccaaagcatcgcaggttcgattcctagtcagggtacattcctgggttgcaggccacgacccccagcaaccgcacatggatgtttctctctctctctttctccctcccttccctctctaaacataaataaataagtaaaatctttaaaaaagtagaaaaagaaaagaaaagtttattGTGGTCTAAAACATTATCATCACTTCCACCATTTTCCAGCACCCAGCCCAGCGGGCATTAGGGGCACCCGCATGACCGTGTGGcccccaccgccaccgccaccctCTCCAGGACTTGCTTTCTGTGTCTGGGGCCGGCGCTGCCTGCCTGCCGCCGTTTCCGACGGGGAGAGACGCCGTGTCCCGAGCTCCGCCAGCAGAGCGCAGCAGAGGGCTCTCCGCCACGCCGCTCCGCAGGTCCCTGCCAGGGCCGGGCAGCctggctgggccgggccgggccggcggGACCCACGGCTCAGGAAGGACACAGCCGGCCAGACAGGGGGGCTGCAGGAGGCGGGGGGCTGCAGGAGATGGGGGGCTCCCCCGGAACACACTCTCGACGCTTTTGCAGAGAACTGCGCTCGCACGGAACTAAAACACGCCACAGCTGGCGTGGCCGCTGGGAGCTTCCCCAGAACGGCGCGTCCTGGGAGTGGGTCAGGCCCGGGGTGTCCTCGGGGGCAGGCCGTTCCTCCAGTCTCCCCTCTCCCGGcgtcccgcccccccccgcccccgccttcaGGGTTTTCCGTGACCGTGTGGGGACGTGTGCGCCGCCACCACGGTCTGCCCGTGTTTCCTCGAA
This sequence is a window from Phyllostomus discolor isolate MPI-MPIP mPhyDis1 chromosome 3, mPhyDis1.pri.v3, whole genome shotgun sequence. Protein-coding genes within it:
- the AGPAT2 gene encoding 1-acyl-sn-glycerol-3-phosphate acyltransferase beta isoform X2; the encoded protein is MNTPGPGLPGRFLLPFPFSAREDGGLRDGARLRPSIISWFVRSFKYLYGLRFEVKGRQKLTVDHPCVIVSNHQSILDMMGLMEILPERCVQIAKRELLFTGSVGLIMYLGGVVFINRQRSSTAMTVMAEVGQRMTQENLKVWIYPEGTRNDNGDLLPFKKGAFYLAVQAQVPIIPVVYSSFSSFYSPRTKRFTSGTIKVEVLDAIPTSGLTVDDIPQLMDTCHKAMRTTFFHLSSTPQENGAAAGPGAQPAQ